A DNA window from Anastrepha obliqua isolate idAnaObli1 chromosome 5, idAnaObli1_1.0, whole genome shotgun sequence contains the following coding sequences:
- the LOC129248327 gene encoding conserved oligomeric Golgi complex subunit 5: MVDLELDDESITEVDANTTIQEQIQELSKRLQNVNDDLHQQVREKHGALLQQATHAGRFDVALNTLANDVEQIRAAGQRLKTQIDAQYQHVDNQTRILGRLHELSHQLRSAGTLLSLTAKLRATKDVLKQAEIHYELGQLVDDEDLKQIEFVQNARAEVIASRQKLRNLTQMQLVTGLQERNEAQVVNSLKIFKNFNTLQKSLDNLVATFVTDLEQSLRECFAGTDISVLNKGETFNNASSKTSNSMRGPGKTPMLTTTQNFRAKFWKSLHWLLYEELYESCEQVNLLKRGLDQIRQFGFDAGETYDIHKNFWQAVQTLLKKSFVESPAHVTQTLQEGLAKLLTSARGLEERLDGEFLFDNDIFSTLEVGYISKCAANMKACLAGVDLPSNETVDNFIRVASTEISAALIDTRLTNSVVAVFIACGKELCTKLEAQLKLGADAKQVVDIPNFQQTQNVLLANILYYYKDSARRMLADLKVHFTKSKSAAHHDIVKALEQTDILISTILQQIMDSILSTISIILLSMHREPGLNLEKISTSGPSMYMKELQEFINRVWVNHIGPFEDKEIVSKCGHELAKRCIELFVHNASILRPISQAGRQRLKSDCAHMEQALKPICANLPDLGNPARLLRAMSFLIVQPPEELVKQSVGSELLVPSYIVLFLLFGHAGAELQSPHTTANWSNERLIEWLEGHTSEREKLELISGALQRYRDQVRRKNSEQYDEIYPLIVEFFEKALKA, translated from the exons at GGTAGATTTAGAATTGGATGACGAATCAATCACCGAAGTCGATGCCAACACGACAATTCAGGAACAAATCCAAGAACTTTCAAAGCGTCTTCAAAATGTGAATGACGACCTGCACCAGCAGGTTCGTGAAAAACATGGTGCTTTGTTACAACAGGCAACGCACGCTGGCCGATTTGATGTTGCCTTGAACACCTTAGCAAATGATGTAGAGCAAATTCGTGCAGCCGGCCAACGACTAAAGACACAAATCGATGCCCAGTATCAGCACGTTGATAATCAAACTCGTATTCTGGGACGTTTGCACGAATTATCTCATCAACTTCGCTCGGCTGGCACACTACTATCGTTGACGGCCAAATTACGCGCAACAAAGGACGTACTCAAGCAAGCAGAGATACACTATGAATTGGGACAATTGGTAGATGATGAGGACTTGAAGCAAATCGAGTTTGTACAAAATGCTCGTGCTGAAGTAATAGCCTCgcgacaaaaattaagaaatttaacaCAGATGCAGTTAGTAACGGGTTTGCAAGAAAGAAATGAAGCACAAGTAGTCAACTCACTTAAG atatttaaaaacttcAACACACTACAAAAGTCATTAGACAACTTAGTGGCGACATTCGTCACGGACTTGGAGCAATCGCTGAGAGAATGTTTTGCTGGTACCGACATTTCCGTATTGAACAAAGGGGAAACATTTAACAACGCCTCATCAAAGACAAGCAATTCTATGCGTGGCCCAGGAAAAACCCCTATGTTAACCACGACTCAGAACTTCAGAGCCAAGTTTTGGAAATCACTGCATTGGCTATTGTATGAAGAACTTTATGAAAGTTGTGAGCAAGTAAATCTATTAAAGCGGGGCCTTGATCAAATAAGGCAGTTCGGCTTCGATGCCGGCGAGACATATGATATACACAAGAACTTTTGGCAAGCCGTACAAACGCTGTTGAAAAAATCTTTTGTCGAAAGTCCTGCCCACGTGACACAAACATTGCAAGAAGGTTTGGCAAAATTACTGACGTCAGCTCGTGGTTTGGAGGAGCGTTTGGATGGTGAATTTCTATTCGATAATGACATTTTCTCTACACTGGAGGTAGGCTATATAAGCAAGTGTGCCGCCAATATGAAAGCTTGTCTTGCTGGGGTCGATCTGCCCTCAAATGAAACGGTTgataattttataagagtagCATCTACTGAAATCAGTGCTGCTCTAATTGATACGCGTTTAACAAATTCAGTAGTAGCTGTCTTCATTGCGTGTGGCAAAGAGCTTTGCACGAAACTAGAAGCACAACTTAAGTTGGGAGCTGATGCCAAACAAGTAGTCGAcattccaaattttcaacaaacgcAAAATGTGCTCTTGGCTAATATTCTGTACTATTATAAAGATTCAGCACGTCGAATGTTGGCCGACTTGAAGGTGCACTTTACCAAATCGAAATCAGCTGCTCATCATGATATTGTAAAAGCATTAGAACAGACGGATATTTTGATCAGTACCATACTACAACAGATAATGGACTCGATTCTGTCAACCATAAGTATTATACTTCTCAGCATGCATCGTGAACCGGgacttaatttagaaaaaatatcaacatCAGGTCCATCAATGTATATGAAGGAGTTACAG gaATTCATAAATCGCGTCTGGGTAAATCACATTGGCCCGTTTGAAGATAAAGAAATAGTTTCGAAATGTGGACACGAATTGGCAAAACGCTGCATTGAACTTTTCGTACACAATGCAAGCATTTTACGTCCGATTAGTCAAGCGGGTCGGCAACGCTTGAAGAGTGATTGCGCACATATGGAGCAGGCGCTTAAGCCAATTTGCGCCAACTTGCCTGATTTGGGAAATCCAGCACGATTACTACGCGCAATGTCTTTCTTAATTGTGCAACCACCCGAAGAATTGGTGAAGCAAAGTGTGGGTAGTGAGTTGCTGGTGCCCAGCTAcattgtattgtttttgttattcggTCACGCTGGCGCTGAACTTCAGAGTCCACATACTACTGCAAATTGGTCGAATGAACGGTTAATCGAGTGGCTCGAAGGGCACACATCGGAACGTGAAAAGCTAGAATTAATATCGGGCGCATTACAGCGTTACCGTGATCAGGTTAGAAGAAAAAATAGTGAACAATATGACGAGATATatccattaatagtggaatttttcgaaaaagctTTAAAAGCATAA